The nucleotide window GATGTATATCGCTATGATGGGGGCACAAGGGTTAACAGAAGCGACTCAGGTTGCTATCCTCAACGCCAATTACATCGCCAAGCGGTTAGAACCCTATTATCCAGTGTTGTATAAGGGTTCATCCGGGTTAGTTGCCCATGAATGTATTATCGATCTTCGTCCCCTGAAAAAACGGGCAGATATTGAGGTAGAGGATGTGGCTAAACGGTTGATGGACTTCGGGTTTCATGCGCCTACGGTGTCCTGGCCGGTTATTGGGACAATTATGGTAGAACCGACGGAAAGTGAGTCTAAAGAGGAATTAGACCGCTTTTGTGAGGCGATGATTACGATATATGAGGAGGCAAAAGCGATCGAAGAGGGTAAGATTGATCCGTTAAATAATCCTCTGAAAAATGCGCCCCATACCGCAGAAGTTTTGATTTGTGGCGAGTGGGATCGTCCTTATTCACGGGAAAAGGCGGCTTATCCTGCCCCTTGGACTAAGCAATATAAATTCTGGCCGGTTGTGGGGAGAATTGATAATGCTTATGGAGATAGAAATTTAGTCTGTTCTTGTGAGGGGATGGAAGCTTATAAATAAACCCTCACCCTGAAGGGTGGGGCTATAGGGACAAAGCCCGCCTACGCGGGCTAAATTATCTGTAGGGTGGGTTTTATGGGCGATAACTTTTGAGCAAGGTTTTAAGCTAAAATTCAACGAAAGCCAAGCATCTTTTTTACTGAGATTCTGATTTTAAATTGTTATAAATTTGTTAGTTTTGGGGAACTATAGACATATAAACTAACAGGAGTTAGGTAAATGGTCTTAATTGACACAACTTTATTTAATTATTGTAAATCTTTCTCATACTTATCATACCAATACTCAATGGCTAGTAAAGATGCTCTAATCAGTTTATCCCAATTTTCCTCATCGAGTTCAATAGCTTGAGTTGCTGGTCGAAAATGGACAATAGAATTACGAATTTTATAAATAAAATCTCCTAACTTTCCTTCTGTCGTTTGTTCTAAAAACTGCTTAATTTCTTGAAATAACTTAACTATATCTTCAGGCAATTCGTCCATCAATTGATTAATGGCTTCATTTTCTCTAGGTCGCCATCCTATATATTGTTCTATATTAGAGGCAAATTCTAGCAAAGAAGTCTTAATTCCTAAATTTTGATGTAAAGTTTTGAGTATTACTATCGGATAAAGTCTTTCTATACATCTGTAAATATCCAGAAAACAGTATTTCCAGTAAACAGCCACTAAACTAAACACTATATTATCATAAGGTATGGTAGTTGACCCTTCGAGAAAAATTCTTTCAAACATTAAGCTAGTTTGCTCTGAAAAATTAAGGAAACTATTTTCTTTATTAACGCTGATATACAATCCAGATAATTTTAGTATTTTTTGCTGATCTATATTAAAAAAAGGTGAGTCAATGGAAATTTCATAAACGAAAATCGGCTCAAAAAAATCAACGACTATCCTAAAATCAACTTTTATTATTTCTTCTATTATTTCTTCTAATGGTGGATAAAAAATATTGTTAATAATTGCATAAGCATCAGATTTCTTACGAACTAAAATTTTTAGTTCAAACAATAAAGCTGTGACTATACCTGCATTTAACTCTATTAACTGTATGGCTTCCGCTATGTTTTCATTGATTGTTTCTGGCTCAGATTCCCAACCAACAACAACAAAATACTCCTTATTATCAAACTCAAAAGAGGCCGTTTTAAAATTAGGTAAAATCGGCTGGGTTTCTTTAACTTTTAATTTTTTTAGCCATTCTTTTTCAAAATCATCTGTTTGAATACAACGTTTTTGACTAATATCAATAGGAGTACCGGTATTGTTTTTTTCTACAAAACTGGCTAACTGATGAAATATATATTTGTTAGCCTCGATCATGCTTCTTGACATAACTTATCTTAGTAAGCCCTCCAACAAGGAGTCATTGTTTTAAGCTCAAATTTTTCTTCAATTAATACTTTAAAAGCTTGGAGAAAAAATTCTCTTTCATAATAACTAGCTTTACTCGGTTTTTTACTAATTATTTCATTTAAAGTATTAAAATCCAAAAAAGTCCCTAGTTCTTTAGAATTCATGTTAGTTAATCTTTCTAAAAAGTGATCTGTATTTTGTTTAATTTTATTCCAATTTTCATTTTGTTTTTCTACTGAATAGTCTAAACCCGGTCGTCCTAAAACAGATAAAGCTATAGCTGTTACAAATCCAATGCAAGCTGGGTGACTACTAAATAGATCCATCCCTCTTTTGAAATATCCCTCTGCATTTTGAGGTTGATAAATAGAAATAATCTTATCAAATTTGGCTAAGTAATTTATAACCTCGTAAAAAATATCGGTAAAATTTGGATTTGCAGTAGATTCTATAAAATCTAATCTGGTAAATTCATCAGCTAGTTTTTCTAGTATATCAATTTTTTCCTTTCTTGCACCAAATACTAAGAATAGCTCAATAATATTACCGGCTTGGAACTGTCCCGACCTGGAACGCCGTTTTTCATCATTAATCTCCATAATATCTAGATCAGGATATTTTTCTTTAAGTTCTTTAATAATTGGCCGGAAAACAGTTTCAATTTGTCTTCTAAGATTCCAAGGAATTTGACCTGTATTTAAAACAAGCATTCGATAAGTTAAACTATTGCTTTTAGAAGCAATCCAGTATTCTATACGAATTTTATGATTTTTGATTTTTTCTTCTTTTTCTAATGCTTCTCTAAGAGCAGTAGTTCTCTGCATTCCATCAATAATTGAAATATTATCAGTAGGAACATCTTTTATCCAAGTCCGAAAAGAAGAAGTATCATCTAACTCTTGTAATTGCAAAAGCTGCTCATCTGAAACAATTACACCTAAGACTATTGGGGGTAAAACAGCACCCGCTTTTAAATCCTCTATCATTCTGTTACGAATACGAATTGCTGTCGTTGTCTTTAATGTATCTCTTTGTCCCTCTAAAGACCCTCTATCATTAAAAGCTTTTTTAATTAGGTTTAAATAGTTGTCTATTTCTAACTGAACCATGACAGAATAACAATTAACTCGTTCATCTTTGATAATATCTAATTTTTGATTATTAACTTTTTCTATCGATTGAGTCATAGTATTTTTTTCAACTGTTATATATATTGTAGAAAGCTTCATCTGTTAACTGTCCTATTGATGATAAGTTTAACGTTAAAACCCTCACTATTGTTTAACCTATCTAACTTATTATTAGTTTAGCAGAAACCCCAGCCGAGCGATCGCTTTTAATCTACACACTTATTGGAGGCAAAATATCCCTAACTCTAATCCTCATTTCAGAAAAGTCTAAAGGTGAAGCTTCCTCATCTTCTGAAAGAATAACCTGACTAGAATAACCCTCCTCTGTTGGGTCTCGAAATAGATACAACTGACGCTTATTTACATCTAAAACCCAATAATCTTTAATCCCAGAATTAGCATACTCTTTTGCTTTTAATTGACAATCTCTTTTTAAAGTTTTATCGGCTACTTCAATTAATAATAAAATATCTTCAGGATAAGGATGATGAGCTACATAGCGCAATTCATCAGGTATAACTACAGCTACATCAGGTTCAGGTTCAGAATAATTATTGAGTCTTATAGGAAGTTGTGTCCGAATTAAGACTGTTTCTCCTAAACCCTGAGCGAATACTCGACGGACTAACGTAATCGTAACAGCATGAGGTGTTCCCTGTGGACTCATTTTTTGATAAATTTTCCCTGCGATTAATTCTACTCGTTCATCTGGCTGTAAAATTCCTACCTCAGCCATGCGATAATACTCCTCAACCGTCCATAAACGGACAGAAGGATCTAATTGAGTAGATTGTCTTGATACAACTGACATATCTATCATTAAATAGCTTATTTCTTAAATGATATCAAACTAATTTCTGTATTTGCCCCCCTTTTATCTCCCTCTCATCCCCCTTAAAAAGGGGGAAGTCAGAGGTGCTTCGCTATTTATTTATGGAAGGGGGTTGGGGGATCTATTAAATGCAAGGTTATAGAGAATTGGTATTAACTGTTCACTGTTCACTGTTCACTGAAAAGGTGGGCGATGCCCACCCTACAATTAGGTAACTAAACTATTGCCTCAACTTCCCACCATTTTTGACTAAAGGGTTGGCGACGCGCATTAGTTCCGCAGTGAATTTCTCCTCGTCCTCGGAAATAAGGGTCCCAATCATCAATAAAATGACAAACTAATCCTAACGGTTCTAAAACCCCTCTGACATAAGCTTCAAATTGACAATCTCCGTTAATTTTCGGGCCAAAAGGTTTAGGAATTCCAAGATGCTCATTGAGAACAATCATGTTAACCATATTGGGGAAAAAGGTCTCTGCTCGTCCGTATCCATCATCCTCAAATAAGCCGGGGATATCAATAATATCTTCTTCTCCTAACCCTAATTCTCGTTTCAAAACCTCTCGATTCCAGTTAATATGTTCTTGGAAACGACCATTATCCGCCGCTAATTTTTCATCATCCAGAACTTCTGAAATACTAATATCCGCCGCTCCTCTAGAAAACCGTTTTCCTTCCCGTAAGAATAATTCTCCATGACCTTCATTTCGTAATCGATGCAGAATTTCATAACATTTACCTGTATTAGCTAATAACAATTTAAATCCTTTAGGAGTAGGGGCACTCACAAAAGTCATAAATTCATCAATATGTCCTACACTCAACCAATCAGAAAAAATTTCTATCGGAGCTTGTATTTTTTGAGCATAGAAAAAGTCGCGTAAAACTCTCAACATTCGGCGGGAATCTTCAAATATTTCGCTACGAGTTCCCCCAAAAATTAAACGCCCAAACGGATAATTAACGCCATTTACGGTTACGGGTGGCGAGACTTCTAAGTTGCCAAAAGAGTCTAATTTTGTGGCTCGGTGGCGACTTCTGCGCGTTACAAAACCAAAATCTGTCCCCAAAAGTTTCAGTTCCGGAAAATCATCTAATCCGCGATCGCGGGGAGAATCAAGCACTACATACATTAACTGTCCGGGAGCTTGAGTATAACCGATTTCCATCTCATCTTGCATCCAAGGATCATCATCATGAAGCTCAAACGGTGCTGTTTCTAATTGAGCGTTAGCAAGTCCGACAACTTTTCTGAGATCTTCAATAAATTGCTCGTTAAATCCATCAGATAACCGGGAAACATAGACCGTTCTCGGTGCTAATGTATTAGGAGTCATGATCCAAGGAGCTACTCGAAAAACGACCCGATCTGAATAGATAATTTCTTCATCATCTGTCAGATTTAAAGTAATTTCTAATAATCCATCAAAATCTTCATCAGGATAAGATAATCCCTCAATAGCTAAGAGAATTTCTCGATCTGTATCTCGAATTCTTGCGGTTCTTCTAGAAGGCCCAATTAATTCATAACCATTTCGGTCTAATTCATCATAAATCCGAATTCTTCCCGCCGTTTCTCGGTTAACAGATAACGTTAATTCATAGCGAGAAGGTAAATATCTCGGCCCAACTTTCCGAACGACCATAAAACTAAAATCTTTTAGATCGACCAGTCCGCTAATATAATTGTTATGGGTATCATGTCTTCTATCAGAAGTATCGATATCCTGATCACTATTGACTAATAAAATTGCTCCATGTCCATTCGCGCCCCATGTCCATTCGGCTTTTTGGGGATTATTTTCTTCAATAATTCCATCTCTATCTGCATCTACATCTAGACAAATCCGAACCGCCGTTAATTCAATTCTTTCATTCCTTAAAAAGTCTTGATTTTCATCAGTAAAAGTCAGTTCTAACTCTCGATCTCTTAACTCATCGCTAAAGGTTCTTGCTAAGAGATGAATCTCTGATGAAATTTCTTGTAAACGTAAAGGGGTTTGAGTGGGAATTAGTTCGTTATTATTCCCTTTAACTTCAATTTCTCCCCGTACATCGATCGTGACAAATACTGCGTCAGAGGGAGCAAGATTACTTAATGATAGTTCTGCGGGTTGCCCAACGACTAAAATGTCTTCCTGTTCACGATTTCTGTTTCTCGATGTTGAGCGTCTAGAATCTGACTCTTCAATTCGCAATAAACGTCTCATAAATTCCCAATAGCCTAAATGGTATAGCTTGTTTTAGTGTCCCATACTTGATTTTTCTAGTTATCTAGTGCTTAATATCTATCTATTAAAATTATTATTTTGTTACAAAACTTAATATAATGTAAAATAACACCTTAAATCCCAGAAGATTTATTCAATTAATTGATTAGACTATGATTGTAGCGATAAGTTTCTTAAAACCTCGGTCAATTTTACTTCTTTACCTGAGTATTTGCCCTCACTTTAAAGATGAGTTTGCTTAAAAAAGAATTCTAACGAGGATAAAATTTTTAGTCAATTTTTGGGAACTCTATAAGAAACTAGCTCATAAAGTTATGATGACGATCGCTATTTTTTTCATCAACCTTGCTCAAATCGGGATACTAGCAACAGCTTTATCTTTATTTACTTTGCATTGCTTACAATTGTTTCTTTGGGATTATAGAGACAACGAAATTGTGAAAATTTTTGAATTAGTTAAAGCAATGGGAGTATTTCTAATTATTTTTTCTATTTCTCTCTTT belongs to Gloeothece citriformis PCC 7424 and includes:
- a CDS encoding Uma2 family endonuclease translates to MSVVSRQSTQLDPSVRLWTVEEYYRMAEVGILQPDERVELIAGKIYQKMSPQGTPHAVTITLVRRVFAQGLGETVLIRTQLPIRLNNYSEPEPDVAVVIPDELRYVAHHPYPEDILLLIEVADKTLKRDCQLKAKEYANSGIKDYWVLDVNKRQLYLFRDPTEEGYSSQVILSEDEEASPLDFSEMRIRVRDILPPISV
- a CDS encoding protein-arginine deiminase family protein; this translates as MRRLLRIEESDSRRSTSRNRNREQEDILVVGQPAELSLSNLAPSDAVFVTIDVRGEIEVKGNNNELIPTQTPLRLQEISSEIHLLARTFSDELRDRELELTFTDENQDFLRNERIELTAVRICLDVDADRDGIIEENNPQKAEWTWGANGHGAILLVNSDQDIDTSDRRHDTHNNYISGLVDLKDFSFMVVRKVGPRYLPSRYELTLSVNRETAGRIRIYDELDRNGYELIGPSRRTARIRDTDREILLAIEGLSYPDEDFDGLLEITLNLTDDEEIIYSDRVVFRVAPWIMTPNTLAPRTVYVSRLSDGFNEQFIEDLRKVVGLANAQLETAPFELHDDDPWMQDEMEIGYTQAPGQLMYVVLDSPRDRGLDDFPELKLLGTDFGFVTRRSRHRATKLDSFGNLEVSPPVTVNGVNYPFGRLIFGGTRSEIFEDSRRMLRVLRDFFYAQKIQAPIEIFSDWLSVGHIDEFMTFVSAPTPKGFKLLLANTGKCYEILHRLRNEGHGELFLREGKRFSRGAADISISEVLDDEKLAADNGRFQEHINWNREVLKRELGLGEEDIIDIPGLFEDDGYGRAETFFPNMVNMIVLNEHLGIPKPFGPKINGDCQFEAYVRGVLEPLGLVCHFIDDWDPYFRGRGEIHCGTNARRQPFSQKWWEVEAIV